The genomic stretch AGGTCATAGGCGCGTACCTGATTGGTCCACGATGAAGACAGAGCCAGCGAAAGCAGTCCGTTGTCCGGTGCAATGAGCAGTCGCTCGTCCAGTTGCAGGCCAACGATTCGCCGGTCTGTGCCCACACCGGGATCGACCACGGCAAGGATCACGGCGTCTTTGGGAAAGTGCACATGGCTGGCTGCCAGAAAGAATCCGGCTTGCGCCACGTTGAAAGGGGCCACGTCATGGGAAATATCGATGATCGTGCAGGCCGGAGCCTTGCCGTTTATCACCGCTTTCATCTGGCCGACATACGGATCGGAAAGCCCGAAATCAGTGAGCAGTCCAATGGTGCGCGGCGGTGTTTCCTCTTTGCGTGGCGTGAACATTGTTACCTCGCCTTAATATATTTTTCTGGCCGAGAAACCCTGCCCCTGTACGTGGAACCCGGACCCCATGATGAAGAAGGCGTCGGGATCACCGGCGTAAACCAGCTCTTCCAGCTCCTTGAGTTGCATGGACGAGATCATGGTCAGGATGACCTTCTTGTTGGTGCCGGACCAGCCGCCCGTGCCATCAAGGACGGTGACGCCGCGGTCAAGGTCTTCAAGGATGGATTTCTTGATCGCTTCATACTTGTCGGAAATGATGATGCACATCATTCGTTCCGAGAACATGCCCAGCACGTACTCGATGCTGATGGCGATGACGAAGGTCATGGCGATGGAGTACAGGACGATGGTCATTTCAAGATAGATGAACCCGCCGATGAAGCCGATCATGTTGAACCAGAACTCGAACGAGCCCATGGACATGTTGAATTTTTCCTTGCACAGCACGGCCAGAATATCCGCACCGCCGGTGGAACCGAGGGAGCGCAGGGCGACGCCGACGCCTGCGCCCATGAGTCCGCCGCCCGTGAGCACGGCCAGCCAGATATCCTGGATAGGCAGTTCCCAGGGGATGATGTCAATGAAGATGGAAGTGGCGAACATCCCGTAGAGGGAATAGAAAAAGAATCGACGGCTAACGAAAACCCAGCCGAGTACGAATACCGGCAGGTTCAGCAGCAGATACCACTGACCGGTGCTCAGCCCGCCGAACGCATAATAGCAGAGCAGGGCGATACCGGACATACCGCCTGTGAGCAGACCATGAGGGACGGCCACTGCCTTGACCGAAAAAGCGATCAGGAAAGCCCCGAAGGTCAGCATCATGATATTCCACGGCACGCCGAATGTCAGGCCGCGCAGTGTGGTTTTGAAGTTCTTTTGTTGCATAGTGTGTCTCCGCCCATTTTTCTAGCGACTTTTGTCAGCGCTGGAAACCTTTATTGCACACTTTTTGCGATATGTATGAACACTTGCGCATGCATGGAAATGAGAGTAGAAACGGAGTCCGGCAGTCATGCGAGGGGCAATTCGCATGGCATGTTTCATCAAAAAGCTGAGGGGCAATACAAATGGAACTCACGGATTTAATGCCGGTAGAGGACTGGGTTGCGTTGCAATACGAACTGCATGATCGGTTCGGGCTGAACGCAGATGTAGTGAACAGCAAGGGGCAACGTCTGGCCGGAAATACCTGGGGTAACGAACTGTGCCACAAGTTGCGTGCAGACAGTAAAGGGTACGGGGCGATCTGCGCCACGGCCGGGATGATGTTCACGCAAATGGTACAGGAAGGGCAGCCGTTCGTAGAGGAATGTG from Pseudodesulfovibrio profundus encodes the following:
- a CDS encoding YitT family protein is translated as MQQKNFKTTLRGLTFGVPWNIMMLTFGAFLIAFSVKAVAVPHGLLTGGMSGIALLCYYAFGGLSTGQWYLLLNLPVFVLGWVFVSRRFFFYSLYGMFATSIFIDIIPWELPIQDIWLAVLTGGGLMGAGVGVALRSLGSTGGADILAVLCKEKFNMSMGSFEFWFNMIGFIGGFIYLEMTIVLYSIAMTFVIAISIEYVLGMFSERMMCIIISDKYEAIKKSILEDLDRGVTVLDGTGGWSGTNKKVILTMISSMQLKELEELVYAGDPDAFFIMGSGFHVQGQGFSARKIY
- a CDS encoding PocR ligand-binding domain-containing protein, translating into MELTDLMPVEDWVALQYELHDRFGLNADVVNSKGQRLAGNTWGNELCHKLRADSKGYGAICATAGMMFTQMVQEGQPFVEECDAGMTRISVPIVVDGEHLGALGGCGVVAEDGEVDGFTIGMMSNLSEDDISQTIETVSTVSYENIQEIQDYIESRLASLS